In one Pseudomonas sp. SCA2728.1_7 genomic region, the following are encoded:
- a CDS encoding amino acid ABC transporter permease, translating to MTSFPTPPQQPQPVAESRLQRMFGFRTRLYLTWATLFCLFAGFFLSFDLKFSIILDKLPNLVGLHLAPNGFLQGAALTLFLCVCSIVASSLLGFITALARLSKSAVAFGIASFYTSFFRGTPLLIQILLIYLGLPQLGIVPGAIVAGIIALSLNYGAYLSEIFRAGILGVDHGQREASLALGMRETVIFWRITLPQAMRTIIPPTTNQFISMLKDSSLISVMGVWEVMFLAQSYGRSSYRYIEMLTTAAIIYWLMSIGLELIQARMERHYGKAYVRRDQ from the coding sequence ATGACTTCTTTCCCGACACCGCCACAGCAACCGCAACCGGTGGCTGAATCACGCCTGCAACGGATGTTCGGGTTTCGTACGCGGCTGTACCTGACCTGGGCAACGCTGTTCTGCCTGTTCGCCGGGTTCTTCCTGAGCTTCGACCTGAAGTTCTCGATCATCCTCGACAAACTGCCCAATCTGGTCGGCCTGCACCTGGCGCCCAACGGTTTCTTGCAGGGTGCAGCGCTGACGCTTTTCCTCTGTGTGTGCTCGATTGTCGCCTCGTCCCTGCTGGGCTTCATCACGGCATTGGCACGCCTGTCGAAAAGCGCGGTGGCGTTCGGCATCGCCAGTTTTTACACCTCGTTCTTTCGCGGCACGCCACTGCTTATCCAGATCTTGCTGATCTATTTGGGCTTGCCGCAACTGGGCATCGTGCCCGGCGCCATCGTCGCGGGCATCATTGCCCTTTCACTGAACTACGGCGCCTATCTCAGCGAAATCTTTCGTGCCGGCATCCTCGGTGTCGACCACGGCCAACGCGAAGCATCGCTGGCACTGGGTATGCGCGAGACAGTGATTTTCTGGCGCATCACCCTGCCGCAAGCCATGCGCACGATCATCCCGCCCACCACCAACCAGTTCATCTCGATGCTCAAGGACTCGTCGCTGATCTCGGTGATGGGCGTCTGGGAAGTGATGTTTCTCGCCCAGTCATACGGGCGCTCAAGCTACCGCTACATCGAAATGCTGACGACGGCGGCGATCATTTACTGGCTGATGTCGATTGGCCTGGAGTTGATTCAGGCACGCATGGAGCGGCATTACGGCAAGGCTTACGTGCGGCGCGATCAGTGA
- a CDS encoding ABC transporter substrate-binding protein: MKFKPLLALGLTILAASTQAFAGATLDRIEQKKELVGVLMESYPPFSFLNDQNQLDGFDVDVAKAVADKLGVKLRLETPSWDVIAAGRWSGRYDICICSMTPSKARAEVFDFPVEYYASPAVIVVNAKDERIHDAKDLSGKKVGLTSASSYESYLNKNLVIEGAEDKQLQYPFEDVQIAPYDTDNVAFQDLGLGAGVRLDAILTNLVTAQPRLNQDKRFKLAGTPLYAEPNSVAIEKGDAQWDAKVREVFAQLKQDGTLSKLSQKWIGADISQ, encoded by the coding sequence GTGAAATTTAAACCGCTACTGGCCCTGGGCCTGACGATTCTGGCCGCTTCCACTCAAGCCTTTGCTGGCGCCACGCTGGATCGTATCGAGCAGAAAAAAGAACTGGTCGGTGTGCTGATGGAAAGCTATCCACCGTTCTCGTTTCTCAATGACCAGAATCAACTTGATGGCTTCGACGTTGATGTCGCCAAAGCCGTGGCTGACAAGTTAGGCGTCAAGCTGCGACTGGAAACGCCGTCGTGGGACGTCATTGCCGCCGGCCGCTGGAGCGGGCGCTACGATATCTGCATCTGCTCGATGACGCCGAGCAAGGCCCGCGCCGAAGTGTTCGATTTCCCGGTGGAGTATTACGCCTCGCCCGCAGTGATCGTAGTCAACGCCAAGGATGAGCGGATTCACGATGCCAAGGATTTGAGTGGTAAAAAAGTCGGCCTCACCAGCGCGTCCAGTTACGAAAGCTATCTGAACAAGAACCTGGTTATCGAAGGTGCCGAAGACAAGCAGTTGCAGTACCCGTTCGAAGACGTGCAGATCGCGCCGTACGATACCGACAACGTCGCCTTCCAGGATTTGGGCCTGGGCGCCGGCGTGCGCTTGGATGCGATCCTCACCAACCTCGTCACCGCGCAGCCACGTCTGAACCAGGACAAACGCTTCAAACTGGCCGGCACGCCGCTGTATGCGGAGCCGAACTCGGTGGCCATCGAGAAGGGTGACGCGCAATGGGACGCCAAGGTGCGTGAAGTCTTCGCGCAACTGAAGCAGGACGGCACCCTGAGCAAGCTGTCGCAAAAATGGATCGGCGCTGATATCAGCCAATGA
- a CDS encoding homocysteine S-methyltransferase family protein has protein sequence MGAGSTIILDGGMGRELQRAGAPFRQPEWSALALSEAPQAVEGVHAAYIASGANVITTNSYAVVPFHIGEERFAAEGQALAALAGELARRAVQASGKSVRVAGSLPPLFGSYRPDLFNADRVTELLAPLVNGLAPHVDLWLAETQSSIIEARAIHAGLPKDGKPFWLSFTLKDEDTDEVPRLRSGEPVAEAAAVAAELGVETLLFNCSQPEVIGGAIDAARATFERLGVKINIGAYANAFPPQPKEATANDGLDPLREDLDPPGYLHWAIDWQQRGASHLGGCCGIGPEHIAVLAQKLG, from the coding sequence ATGGGCGCAGGCAGCACGATTATTCTCGATGGCGGCATGGGCCGTGAGTTGCAGCGCGCCGGGGCGCCATTTCGTCAGCCGGAGTGGTCGGCGCTGGCGTTGAGCGAGGCGCCGCAAGCGGTTGAGGGGGTGCATGCCGCTTATATCGCCAGTGGCGCCAATGTGATTACCACCAACAGTTATGCCGTGGTGCCGTTCCATATTGGCGAAGAGCGCTTCGCCGCTGAAGGGCAGGCGCTGGCCGCGTTGGCCGGTGAGCTGGCGCGACGTGCGGTGCAGGCCTCCGGGAAATCCGTGCGAGTGGCTGGCTCATTGCCGCCGCTGTTTGGCTCCTATCGTCCGGATCTGTTCAACGCCGACCGAGTGACCGAGTTGCTGGCGCCCTTGGTCAATGGCCTGGCACCGCACGTTGATCTGTGGCTGGCGGAAACCCAGAGTTCGATCATCGAGGCGCGAGCCATTCACGCCGGGTTGCCGAAGGATGGCAAACCGTTCTGGTTGTCGTTCACCTTGAAGGACGAAGACACCGATGAAGTGCCGCGCCTGCGCTCTGGTGAGCCGGTCGCCGAAGCGGCTGCGGTGGCGGCTGAGTTGGGCGTCGAGACGTTGCTGTTCAATTGCAGTCAGCCGGAAGTGATCGGTGGCGCGATTGATGCGGCGCGTGCAACCTTCGAGCGTCTGGGGGTGAAGATAAACATTGGTGCTTACGCCAATGCGTTTCCGCCGCAGCCAAAAGAAGCCACGGCCAATGACGGGCTCGACCCGTTGCGCGAGGATCTGGATCCGCCGGGTTACTTGCACTGGGCGATTGACTGGCAGCAGCGCGGTGCGAGCCATTTGGGCGGGTGCTGCGGGATCGGACCGGAACACATTGCGGTGCTGGCGCAAAAGCTAGGCTGA
- a CDS encoding GNAT family protein, whose amino-acid sequence MTASLADWKGVPAPTATLLEGRFIRLERLDPARHGDELFAALEGPGADPKLWDYLPYGPFPERSVFDAWLNNHAAASDPYFFAVIDRATNQVQGILSLMSIVPAQGRIEIGHVTFGAPMQRSPRSTEAVYLLAKHSFDLGYRRLEWKCNNGNARSKYAAERLGFSFEGVFRQHMVVKGQNRDTAWYSILDGEWPAIAAGFERWLSDENQTPDGQVKGLVECRS is encoded by the coding sequence ATGACCGCATCACTCGCTGACTGGAAAGGCGTCCCCGCCCCCACCGCCACATTGCTTGAAGGCCGTTTCATTCGCCTGGAAAGACTCGACCCGGCGCGCCACGGCGACGAGCTGTTCGCCGCCCTCGAAGGCCCCGGCGCCGACCCGAAACTCTGGGATTACTTGCCCTACGGCCCGTTCCCGGAACGCAGCGTTTTCGACGCTTGGCTGAACAACCATGCGGCCGCCAGCGACCCGTATTTCTTCGCTGTCATAGACCGCGCGACCAATCAGGTGCAAGGCATCCTCAGCCTGATGTCGATTGTCCCGGCCCAGGGTCGCATCGAAATCGGCCACGTCACCTTCGGCGCGCCAATGCAGCGCTCGCCGAGAAGCACCGAAGCGGTGTACCTGCTGGCCAAACACTCCTTCGACCTCGGCTACCGCCGCCTGGAATGGAAATGCAACAACGGCAACGCCCGCTCCAAGTACGCTGCCGAGCGTTTGGGTTTCAGCTTCGAAGGCGTGTTCCGTCAGCACATGGTGGTCAAGGGCCAGAACCGCGACACTGCGTGGTACTCGATTCTGGATGGCGAGTGGCCGGCGATTGCGGCAGGATTCGAGCGGTGGCTGTCGGATGAAAATCAGACGCCCGACGGGCAGGTGAAAGGCTTGGTCGAATGCCGATCGTGA
- a CDS encoding GNAT family N-acetyltransferase, giving the protein MSQIDIRQVSADDHAVWLPLWQAYLRFYNTELPEAVTHSTWQRFLDPSEPTHAALAWADGKAVGMVHYIYHRSNWSIENSCYLQDLLVVPETRGSGVGRQLIEHVYATAKADGCGKVHWLTHETNATAIQLYERIAERPGFIQFRKAI; this is encoded by the coding sequence ATGAGTCAGATCGACATTCGCCAGGTCAGCGCCGACGACCACGCTGTGTGGCTACCGCTGTGGCAGGCTTACTTGCGTTTCTACAACACTGAATTGCCGGAAGCGGTGACGCACAGCACCTGGCAGCGTTTCCTCGACCCGAGCGAACCGACCCACGCGGCATTGGCCTGGGCCGACGGCAAGGCGGTGGGCATGGTGCATTACATCTATCACCGCTCGAACTGGAGCATCGAAAACTCCTGCTACCTGCAGGATCTGCTGGTAGTGCCGGAAACCCGTGGCAGCGGTGTCGGCCGCCAATTGATCGAACACGTTTACGCCACGGCCAAGGCTGACGGTTGCGGCAAAGTGCACTGGCTGACCCACGAAACCAACGCCACCGCGATCCAGCTCTACGAGCGCATCGCCGAGCGCCCGGGCTTCATCCAGTTTCGCAAAGCCATTTAA
- a CDS encoding FMN-binding negative transcriptional regulator, whose translation MYTPRAFAIEDLSQLHELILATRLAILVTHGENGLQASHVPVLLHCEQGEYGTLYGHLARANPQWKDLRDGAQAMLIFAGADAYVSPGFYPSKAEHGKVVPTWNYIAVHAYGHAETFSDGGRLLDIVSTLTDRHEAGRAQPWSVADAPADYIDGMLKAIVGFAIPIDRLEGKRKLSQNRSAEDIAGVREGLAASPEINDQTLARLMR comes from the coding sequence ATGTACACGCCACGCGCCTTTGCCATCGAAGACCTGTCCCAACTGCACGAACTGATTCTCGCCACCCGCCTCGCCATTCTGGTGACTCACGGCGAAAACGGCCTGCAAGCCAGCCATGTGCCGGTGCTGCTGCATTGCGAACAAGGCGAGTACGGCACGCTCTACGGGCACCTGGCCCGCGCCAACCCGCAATGGAAAGACCTGCGCGACGGCGCGCAAGCCATGCTGATCTTCGCCGGCGCCGATGCCTACGTCAGCCCGGGCTTTTACCCGAGCAAGGCCGAGCACGGCAAAGTCGTGCCGACCTGGAACTACATCGCCGTGCACGCCTATGGCCACGCCGAAACCTTCAGCGATGGTGGGCGTTTGCTCGACATCGTCAGCACCCTCACCGACCGCCATGAAGCCGGCCGCGCACAACCGTGGTCAGTTGCCGATGCGCCGGCCGATTACATCGACGGCATGCTCAAGGCGATTGTCGGTTTCGCCATTCCCATCGACCGTCTCGAAGGCAAGCGCAAACTCAGCCAGAACCGCAGCGCCGAAGACATTGCCGGCGTGCGCGAAGGCCTCGCTGCCAGCCCGGAAATCAATGATCAAACCCTCGCCCGATTGATGCGCTAA
- a CDS encoding PLP-dependent aminotransferase family protein yields the protein MSDSPTMSMPFNPAGIELDRRQGLSRQLYQALRLRVLDGRLASGTRLPASRDLAAALGISRNSVVRAYDQLYAEGFIEGRVGDGTYVAQLMPVASPAKKLSTKVSTGFSTGLPTALSTNWLDLPVIPSSKVIHSDSFSRIEKNHLARPPSGPPRAFRVGVPAFDLFPFEVWAKLNAAFWRKPDLEQLCYGDPSGDARLRAMIAAYLRSSRGMQCSPEQIVITSGAQQGISLCAQLLVAPGDAVAIENPGYRAAGHAFAVAGARLHGIAVDEEGMDCSALSATENCRVAYVTPSHQYPTGVVMSLARRLELLAWAERSQGWIVEDDYDGEYRYTGAPLAPLAALDRQGRVLYVGTFGKVAFPALRLGYLVLPPALVDAFSQRRAVDVRHSEVSTQAVMAEFMAAGHFQRHIRRMRRAALSRRNTLLDGWPSAIAGVGDLPAVSAGLHLTVAVDSIEREQQLIEQAARVDVEINGLSSYWLPDSTTLLDQRAGLVLGFAAVPEPAIKAALTRLRQVWQV from the coding sequence ATGTCCGATTCGCCAACGATGTCCATGCCATTCAACCCCGCCGGTATCGAGCTTGATCGTCGCCAGGGTTTGAGTCGTCAGCTCTATCAGGCGTTGCGCCTGCGGGTATTGGATGGACGGCTGGCGAGCGGCACGCGGTTGCCGGCCAGTCGCGATCTGGCGGCGGCGTTGGGGATTTCCCGCAACAGCGTGGTGCGCGCCTACGATCAACTGTATGCCGAAGGCTTTATCGAAGGGCGGGTAGGCGATGGCACCTACGTCGCACAATTGATGCCGGTAGCGAGCCCTGCGAAAAAATTATCCACAAAAGTATCCACAGGGTTTTCAACAGGCTTACCCACAGCCTTATCCACAAATTGGCTGGATTTACCTGTGATTCCATCCAGTAAAGTTATCCACAGTGATAGTTTTTCGCGCATCGAAAAGAACCATTTGGCCCGGCCACCGAGTGGTCCGCCACGAGCATTTCGGGTGGGTGTTCCGGCGTTTGATCTGTTCCCGTTCGAGGTGTGGGCCAAGCTGAACGCGGCTTTCTGGCGTAAACCGGATCTGGAGCAGCTGTGTTACGGCGATCCGTCCGGCGATGCGCGTCTGCGTGCAATGATCGCTGCCTATTTGCGCAGTTCGCGCGGCATGCAGTGTTCACCTGAGCAAATTGTGATCACCAGCGGCGCGCAGCAAGGCATTAGCCTTTGTGCACAGTTGCTGGTGGCGCCGGGCGACGCTGTGGCAATCGAAAATCCGGGCTACCGCGCGGCCGGTCATGCGTTCGCCGTGGCGGGTGCTCGTTTGCACGGTATTGCCGTGGACGAAGAGGGCATGGATTGCTCGGCGTTGTCGGCCACCGAGAATTGTCGGGTGGCGTATGTGACACCCTCTCATCAGTACCCGACTGGCGTGGTGATGAGCCTGGCGCGACGTCTCGAACTGCTCGCCTGGGCCGAGCGTAGCCAAGGCTGGATCGTCGAGGACGATTACGATGGCGAATACCGCTACACCGGTGCGCCGCTGGCGCCTTTGGCGGCCCTCGATCGACAGGGGCGAGTGCTGTATGTCGGCACCTTCGGAAAAGTCGCGTTTCCGGCATTGCGCCTTGGTTATCTGGTGCTGCCACCGGCGCTGGTCGATGCATTCTCGCAACGCCGGGCCGTCGATGTCCGCCATTCCGAGGTCAGTACTCAAGCGGTAATGGCCGAATTCATGGCCGCCGGGCATTTTCAGCGACATATCCGACGCATGCGCCGCGCCGCCCTGAGCCGTCGCAATACCTTGCTCGACGGCTGGCCGAGCGCCATTGCCGGCGTGGGCGACTTACCCGCTGTCTCGGCCGGACTGCACTTGACCGTGGCGGTCGACAGCATCGAGCGCGAGCAGCAACTCATTGAGCAAGCCGCCCGCGTCGACGTGGAGATCAACGGCTTGAGCAGCTACTGGCTGCCCGATTCCACGACGCTTCTGGACCAGCGTGCCGGGCTGGTACTGGGTTTTGCTGCAGTCCCTGAACCGGCAATCAAAGCGGCGCTGACTCGGTTGCGACAGGTGTGGCAGGTGTGA
- a CDS encoding DUF6543 domain-containing protein: MPEIPSPSAVDVVTQLVTGPSLREVASKALRPALKTLYPDIDIDPRLAMVVRPTWVIQDNEVVPGRHLIESLTDTLVRLSFSGTAVTYLDGEHYLTLQPDQPAAIQLAVKISAVGKLLNELAPLLFIAYKEQQVEYWDEFTYPGQPRWQQLSQALRNLWSVEANPDWNTNQRAMVEAVYRHPDKHQRLPNGNYQVRACLIDLDRTNGDEQEHLTLLDTAVLIGTDGKSTWIMTHSVIQGFESFESLDELGKALPRRYWKGASGAGLKWRLFEPQGNFFDYQACTLIALEAEALGEISFFQDSNANPLYPHAGTVGDPREPTPRLKPHIERLRPMLPAWLDSAAPADQTRYSRHLLDLTMIQHTNKGTSFQSEVISLQAFTCAALKQQMLKDHPNATEVKIDDIEISITSLVVWGTFVLPGNTQTQTLSLIELALQNLAGRPKGNKTVRYKDDSELPDWMTASYLEQLVSTVDIGQTYIAHLQNLLIDDSEQALRLQGLYTSQLPIELPLLALQHKIQGKAGITDQGYRYVAAALAGSGDERHVDREEIVIRPLAFIAHRSTSRADTVNNMFVIGPRDVDKGPCVLYRPLFEMALMQFPSHANLLYEIQHSQHLRESVLAWLPDDVRFSYSQFVFTARLPSVWTIPQSLVNPFTALDMSGPVTLATATIEYDVLATLHNSNVQALMTQADRQSVSDAEARWATLKHGGWMLFNAALPFLGDSVGTAAWIWQIMDDLQEISDGANEQSGKIAWTAITDILLALGMVLAHRAAVGDKPQNQSVTLEEPTKAITTPPVISKALRLPDISGSELPGAHEISINPFAALKRSPVALTTLLDSFQIAKPRGIGDAASEGTHRHLHARQKQWFAPVGKRWFEVTLNEHVDVQIIDSRQPTRRLGPLLSRTANGQWVVDLRLRLRGGGLDAALEKSQDFSKKTAKQLSITIKAFDKTMKDKGTQRDADHEAFTNAPTQDRAQARQRYLETLDSQLKEYGTSIEQIKALNNKQPIPNYREAMIERLEMQLFLGQEWLQLHATEFQASLKTMQTMLADESRFAVQAFVQTFETMTDQTQAIIEKIESARTRFDELLLLGSDAVKVLHTYREVLPKYDLNDLKLLQISLGQEICIKAGDSTTSANAHQALSTLIEDAALNIQSALNLTVDESLDNLRERRDALSNVAEQFTSIDQRFGDLLIDYPDQINTERLLHVRSRVNAFKARTDVKLADLLRYRHLLEPAAGPSRQTSARQIFKTKSRRTLVGERKQSLEGQDTDQVEVRTPLTGVIATFEQESPGVWVEQRKATTKPPKISPDLNNSTLEGQALLDGLAAFHRRIEAQLKRGPRIPVEIEEQYHNHAAALREANAAIDEALTGSNLTADLKKPTEALGHRLDAAARTLEEKGTSTRIRMVKQQLPTAAGIQWLKDKGEVTISQTVTRHRLKGQARDFLDEYEIRDAHTHKALCYAHFHYSSAQAPVAPFPIGHMKTVAQRHMRGAYEPRFLSNQALIEVHRSGISDKSARALFLTPATPVATESAPL, encoded by the coding sequence ATGCCCGAAATCCCCTCACCCAGTGCCGTCGATGTCGTGACCCAACTGGTGACCGGCCCCTCGTTGCGAGAAGTCGCCTCGAAAGCGTTGCGACCGGCACTCAAGACGTTGTACCCGGACATCGATATCGATCCACGGCTGGCCATGGTGGTGAGACCGACCTGGGTCATTCAGGATAATGAGGTCGTCCCCGGACGCCACTTGATTGAATCGCTGACTGACACACTGGTGCGCCTGAGCTTCTCCGGCACTGCCGTGACGTACCTCGACGGCGAGCATTACCTGACCTTGCAACCCGATCAGCCCGCCGCCATCCAGTTGGCGGTGAAAATCAGCGCCGTCGGTAAACTGCTCAATGAACTGGCACCTTTGCTGTTCATTGCCTACAAGGAACAGCAAGTCGAGTATTGGGACGAATTCACCTACCCGGGACAACCGCGCTGGCAGCAATTGTCGCAAGCCTTGCGCAACCTCTGGAGCGTCGAGGCCAATCCCGACTGGAATACCAACCAGCGCGCCATGGTCGAGGCGGTTTACCGGCACCCGGACAAACACCAGCGCCTGCCAAACGGCAACTACCAGGTACGCGCCTGCCTGATCGATCTGGACCGCACCAACGGTGACGAACAAGAGCATCTGACGCTCCTCGATACGGCTGTGCTGATCGGTACCGACGGCAAAAGCACCTGGATCATGACGCACTCGGTGATTCAGGGTTTCGAGAGTTTCGAATCACTGGATGAACTCGGCAAAGCCTTGCCCCGTCGCTATTGGAAAGGAGCCTCCGGTGCCGGACTGAAATGGCGACTGTTCGAACCGCAGGGTAACTTCTTCGACTATCAGGCGTGTACCTTGATTGCGCTTGAGGCCGAAGCCCTCGGTGAAATCAGTTTCTTTCAGGATTCGAACGCCAACCCGCTCTACCCGCATGCCGGGACTGTCGGCGACCCTCGAGAACCGACACCACGCCTCAAACCTCATATCGAGCGCTTGCGTCCGATGCTGCCCGCCTGGCTCGACAGTGCCGCGCCTGCCGATCAAACCCGCTACAGCCGGCATCTGCTGGATCTGACCATGATCCAGCATACGAACAAGGGAACATCATTCCAGAGCGAAGTCATCAGCCTGCAAGCCTTTACCTGTGCGGCACTGAAACAACAGATGCTCAAGGATCATCCGAACGCCACCGAGGTGAAGATCGACGACATCGAAATCAGCATCACCAGCCTGGTGGTCTGGGGCACGTTCGTACTGCCGGGCAACACTCAGACCCAAACGCTGTCGCTGATTGAACTTGCCCTGCAGAACCTCGCGGGACGACCAAAGGGCAATAAAACCGTACGCTACAAGGATGACAGCGAGTTGCCTGACTGGATGACCGCGAGCTACCTGGAACAACTGGTGAGCACCGTTGATATCGGCCAGACCTACATCGCACACCTGCAAAACCTGTTGATCGACGACAGCGAGCAAGCGCTGAGGCTACAAGGCCTCTACACCAGCCAGTTGCCCATCGAACTGCCACTGTTGGCGTTGCAACACAAAATACAAGGCAAGGCCGGTATCACTGATCAGGGCTACCGCTATGTGGCTGCCGCACTGGCTGGCAGCGGCGATGAACGTCATGTTGATCGCGAGGAAATCGTCATTCGTCCGTTGGCGTTCATCGCCCATCGCAGCACTTCACGAGCAGACACCGTCAACAACATGTTCGTCATCGGCCCACGCGACGTCGACAAGGGCCCCTGCGTGCTTTACCGGCCGCTGTTCGAAATGGCGCTGATGCAGTTCCCCTCTCACGCCAACCTGCTGTACGAAATCCAGCATTCGCAACATCTGCGCGAGTCGGTACTGGCCTGGTTGCCGGACGATGTGCGCTTCAGCTACAGCCAGTTCGTCTTCACCGCCCGACTGCCTTCGGTCTGGACGATCCCGCAATCGCTGGTGAACCCCTTTACCGCCCTCGACATGTCCGGCCCCGTTACCCTGGCGACTGCGACGATTGAATACGATGTGCTGGCGACGCTGCACAACAGCAACGTCCAGGCGCTGATGACCCAGGCCGATCGCCAGTCGGTCTCCGATGCAGAAGCGCGCTGGGCCACGCTGAAACACGGCGGCTGGATGCTGTTCAACGCGGCATTGCCGTTCCTCGGGGACAGCGTCGGCACAGCGGCGTGGATCTGGCAGATCATGGACGACCTGCAAGAGATCAGCGACGGCGCCAATGAGCAATCCGGCAAGATCGCCTGGACAGCTATCACCGACATTCTTCTGGCATTGGGCATGGTGCTCGCCCATCGCGCAGCGGTCGGTGACAAGCCGCAAAACCAATCGGTCACTCTGGAGGAGCCCACCAAGGCCATCACCACTCCCCCCGTCATCAGCAAAGCATTACGGCTGCCGGATATCTCCGGCAGCGAACTGCCCGGCGCTCATGAAATATCGATCAACCCTTTTGCCGCACTGAAGCGATCGCCCGTCGCGCTGACCACGTTGCTCGACAGTTTTCAGATTGCCAAACCCAGGGGCATCGGCGATGCCGCCAGCGAGGGCACGCACAGACACCTGCATGCTCGCCAGAAACAATGGTTCGCACCCGTCGGCAAACGCTGGTTCGAAGTCACGCTCAATGAACACGTGGATGTTCAGATCATCGACTCACGCCAACCCACGCGGCGTCTCGGCCCCTTGCTGAGCCGTACCGCCAACGGTCAATGGGTGGTCGATCTGCGCTTGCGTTTGCGCGGCGGCGGACTCGATGCAGCGCTTGAGAAATCTCAGGACTTCAGTAAAAAAACCGCGAAACAGCTGAGCATCACCATCAAGGCTTTCGACAAGACGATGAAAGACAAAGGCACTCAGCGTGACGCCGACCACGAGGCGTTCACCAACGCGCCAACGCAAGACCGTGCGCAAGCGCGTCAGCGGTATCTGGAGACCCTCGACTCACAGCTCAAGGAATACGGTACAAGCATCGAACAGATCAAAGCGCTGAATAACAAGCAACCCATTCCCAACTACCGGGAAGCCATGATTGAGCGCCTGGAAATGCAGTTGTTTCTCGGGCAGGAATGGCTCCAACTGCATGCCACGGAGTTCCAGGCGAGCCTGAAGACGATGCAGACAATGCTTGCCGATGAAAGCCGTTTCGCCGTACAGGCGTTTGTTCAGACGTTCGAAACAATGACCGATCAGACCCAGGCCATCATTGAAAAAATAGAGTCGGCGCGGACCCGCTTTGACGAGCTGCTGCTGCTGGGAAGTGATGCGGTCAAGGTGCTTCACACCTATCGCGAGGTGCTGCCCAAATATGATCTGAATGACCTCAAACTGTTACAGATCAGTCTCGGCCAGGAGATCTGCATCAAGGCCGGTGACTCGACCACGAGCGCCAACGCCCATCAGGCCTTGTCCACGCTCATCGAAGACGCTGCGTTGAACATCCAGAGCGCGTTGAATCTGACCGTCGATGAAAGCCTCGACAACCTGCGTGAACGCAGGGATGCCTTGAGCAATGTTGCCGAACAATTTACCTCGATCGATCAACGCTTTGGCGATCTGCTGATCGACTACCCCGATCAGATCAACACCGAACGACTGCTGCATGTGCGCAGTCGGGTCAACGCGTTCAAGGCTCGCACAGATGTAAAACTGGCCGACTTGCTGCGCTACAGACACTTGCTGGAACCGGCAGCGGGTCCCTCCAGGCAAACCTCGGCACGCCAGATCTTCAAAACCAAATCCAGGCGCACGCTGGTCGGCGAGCGCAAACAAAGTCTCGAAGGCCAGGACACCGATCAAGTGGAAGTGCGCACCCCGCTGACGGGCGTCATCGCCACGTTTGAGCAAGAATCACCCGGTGTCTGGGTCGAGCAGCGCAAAGCCACAACGAAGCCGCCCAAGATCAGCCCTGATCTCAACAACAGCACCCTTGAAGGCCAGGCCCTGCTCGACGGTCTGGCCGCGTTCCATCGACGTATCGAAGCCCAACTCAAACGAGGACCACGGATTCCTGTCGAAATCGAGGAGCAATACCACAACCATGCCGCCGCTTTGCGAGAAGCCAACGCGGCAATCGACGAAGCACTGACCGGCAGCAATCTGACTGCTGACCTGAAAAAGCCGACCGAAGCGCTCGGCCACAGGCTTGACGCGGCCGCTCGAACCCTTGAAGAAAAAGGCACCAGCACCCGTATCAGGATGGTCAAGCAACAACTGCCGACCGCCGCCGGGATTCAGTGGTTGAAGGACAAGGGGGAAGTGACAATTTCACAAACCGTGACTCGGCATCGGCTCAAAGGTCAGGCCAGGGATTTTCTCGACGAATATGAAATTCGCGACGCCCACACCCACAAGGCGTTGTGTTACGCCCATTTCCATTACAGCAGCGCACAAGCGCCCGTCGCCCCGTTCCCCATTGGCCACATGAAAACCGTGGCGCAACGGCATATGAGGGGGGCCTATGAGCCGCGTTTTCTGAGTAATCAGGCGCTGATCGAAGTCCATCGCAGCGGTATTTCCGACAAGTCTGCGCGAGCGCTGTTTCTCACACCTGCCACACCTGTCGCAACCGAGTCAGCGCCGCTTTGA